tgcaaaaacaaagaaaattgcAAACTTAAGTGAAGAGCGGCTAAACATTGCATGCCAAGCAAGAGGCATATTTGGGTGAAGAGCCAAATGTGGTTGTTGTGCATGTCTACAAGCAAATTTATaagtagacatttttttttttttgacacactGCAGCTGAGCAAGGATGATTGTCAAAAGTCTccagttttaatttgaattagAATGTAATCTAAATCTTGCTAATGGCCACATCACTTACTGTACCACTGGCAGTATCCATCGCTCAGCGTGTTAATCACTGAGTGCCTCTCACTTTCTCGCTCGTGAGGGTCGCGCGCTGCGAACGCTCGCCGGATTATCGTGTATCACGGAGTGCCACGTGTTAAAGAGCACGCGATCGTGGCGGGAAGGAGGGTAGGCTAACGCTGACCCGCAAAGCGAACTTAACACGGCACATTTCTTCCGTATGAAACCGTTCCGTCTCACCTCGTTTGGATCGTCATAGAAGACCCCGATGCTGGAGAGTTTGGGTCCGATACTACAGCTTTCGGTGAAAAGCGCCCCGCACTCTTTGTAGGGCCCCTGCTTCAGTTTGTAGGCGAACGTGATGTTCTTGATCGGAGGAGACCCCGTTCTGACGGAGATTTCAGACAGCAGTCCCGAGTACAACACGTACCCCAGTATGGTGAGCAGCAGACTCACGATGAGGAGGACAATAAGCGCCAAAATCAAAAGCTCggacatggtggtggtggtgaacTGTTACTGAATCGAATCGACGAATCGAATGTCCTGCACTGCAGGTATGTTGGCCACCCTCGGCACCGAATGATTTAGTGACTTCTCTCGACTAAACCCTGCCAGACAAGTCACGTAACTAGATTAACAATCACTGGTTATACTAGTCAGTCTTAGGTGTTTCTGGAGGGATATACTGTATCACTTAAAGCCCTTGTACTTTAAGCATCCGGTGGTGACAGAGGAGATTTTTCCGCGATCCGCATGTCGCTGCTCGCCGACTGCTGTGTGTAGCTTAGCATTGGACGCTAACGCAGTGTAGCTTAGCAGTAGTCGCTAGCCGCTGTGTGTAGCTTCGCGCGAGACTCCAGCTGCTCTATCCATGCAGTTTAGCACTGATTGTTAGCTGTGTATGTAGCTTAGCATTGGACGCTAGCGGAACTAAGCATCCTATCATTGGACTCTAGGGATTATTTTAGCATTGGACGCTAGTTGCGCTGTTAGTCGCTAGCCATACTAAACAGGCTAAAGTAAAGCTGTGCTACTTCCCTAAACAAACAACCatgattctttttattttccgGTTTGGTCCATCTAAGTGACTGTAAAAGGGGTGAAATGCCAAATGCAAATGGCTGATAACATATGACAACAGAAAGAAATACTAGGCTCCTTCTAAGCATAGAcagaacaacttacaataaacactgaaaagtataaATGGATACTGTTGCCatagaaaatgacattttaatagAAGATCAGTTTGTTCTTCTGTTAAAATGGATTCCGTGCTGGTTCTGGTCATTGATTGTGCTGTGCTTTTGAATGGTTTTCCTTCGAATTCGCGTTTGCAGAGAACCCAACGCAAGGAGTTGTACATTTATGCGTCACATTCTGTCACCCGCTGGAGGCTGAAGGTGGAAATGCCTCCAGTTGCACCAGTCCAGTGTCCACATTGCGAATGAGACATAGTTAAATGAGAGAAACTTTGCAGGAATGTGGTGGGACTCTGGGAGCTGATAAAACGAGAGGCACAGGGGGAGGGCACTTGGCGGCAGAATGGCGCACACGCCCACCTGTCAGCGCCTCGACCCTCCGGCtctcaaacacaaaaaatacacgTTTACCTTATATAAGTGTATATAACAATGCGAATATTGAACATAATTCATCCAGCTGTGGTAAACTGATTGTATTCACTCCACGGTACATGTATGAATTGCCTCAGATCACGAATTTGCTCTGTGACCCTTCGCCTCGACAGGCTTTTTTAACGGTACCTGCTAAATAAACTTAATAAGATTTAAAACCTGAAGCGAACAGAATAGTATGGCTTTATGTTAATCTGGAATGGTAAATAATGTTTGGAGGTGTTTTTGTAAGTAAAAGTGAAGTTATCTCGGGTGTGTTAGTGTGTAATAATATTGCGTTGGGTACTGAAAacgtatttttatttctgtactcGTTTCAAAGCTCATGTTCCATAGGATGAGGTTAGTGGTGCGGTGCAGACTTCTCCTTTTAACCCAGTTTCGGTGGCGAACTCTGACGGTCGGTGTTGCAATCCGACACCACCCCTCGTTTCGGGGCCGGTCCCACTCTTTCGTCATAGAGCCGCTTAACTGCAGGAATTGCGCAGTTTTCTtcgagacagcagcgctttgGTGTCGCTCTCCGCCATGGCTGGGAGTGTGAAGAAGTTCTACGAGCTGTCGGCCAGGCTGCTCACGGGAGAGGTGCTCAACTTCTCTGCGCTCAGGGGCAAAGTGGTGCTCATCGAGAATGTGGCTTCGCTCTGAGGCACGACCACCAGGGACTACACCCAGATGAACGAGCTGCACTCGCGCTACGCCGAGAAGGGGCTCGTGATCCTCGGGGCGCCCTGCAACCAGTTCGGCCACCAGGTGAGCGCGCCGCGCACCTGCAGATCCACGAGATGTGGCAGGCGATTAGTAAATACAATAATGAAAGATTAATTTGATTACTCGTTGTCCCAGTTTCCACATTATTTTGAGCGGAAGTGTGGATCGCGGGTCCCAGCCGACTGATGGGACGTCGTCGCGATGAACGTTAACAGTAGCGCTGCGCTCTCGGTTAACTTCCTATGGGAAAAGGCGACGCACGGACACAGTTCATTACGAACCTTTCGATTATTGGAACGGCGGCACGCAGCGAGAGGCGTCGGCACGAACCAATAGAAATTAACTAAGCTCTCAGTCGGACCCGCGGCGCTTTAAACCAACCTACCCAGCTAGCTCAAGTTGTCGagttttccttctccttccacaCTGGCCAATACTGGCACTCATAATCCCTCTCACAATCGCGGCTGGTCAGCTAATTCAcgttttacccacaattctcatctatttacaataaacccattttcccgctcaaacatgGCACTCCAGGTCGTTACAGTATGAATTGAGGTCGGCATGATAAGCCTTAGGGAAAAGACTCGAGATCGCAGTTATACCACTCATCATGTTATACCTGGAAATATATTATAGTAACGGTGTcttcaaaatcaaaatgtgtCTATCGTGTTCATATTCGCCTGTAAGACGGTATTGCCATGGCATCTGATTCCCGCTGACGCGATTCTAAATCCATTGGGAAGTGGTTGAAAGTTACCACATTGCATTTTAATTCCCTTTTTTAACCAAACTTATGTGGTTGGAGAAGTGTGGTTATCAAAAACTACTGTATTTGCCTAGTCAGTTGTACACCCTGTGCTCCTCATTTGTGTTGTCTAGccttttcaattaaaattgAACTCATTTTCCATAATATCAATGACCAATGAATTAAACCAATGACTTCTTTGTTCAGAGTTTCAGctttatatattgtgtgtgtgtgtgtgtgtgtgtgtgtgtgtgtgtgtgtgagagagagagagagagagtgagattGGCTTGTGATAGTGTCTTGCCCAGGGTGCACCCCACCTCATACGctgtgcttccaagataggGGCTATGGACCACCCCAGTCCTCTTATTGGCTGTACATTCGTGTTtatttaactaaataaatattttttgatatGTGCTAACTGgggggaggggcgcggtggtgcagcgggcttgcccggggtcccgctctctgatggacctggggttcgagtcctgcttggggtgccttgtgacagattggcgtctcgtcctgggtgtgtcccttccccctccagccttgcgctctgcgttgccgggctaggctccaattcgctgcaaccctgctcaggacaagcggtttcagactgtctgtgtgtgttgtgtgctaaATATGTGTTTTACTCCATCCTATAGGAGAACTGTAAGAACGATGAGATCCTGAACTCCCTGAAGTATGTCCGTCCGGGAAATGGCTTTGAGCCTAAATTCCAACTTCTAGAGAAGATCGAAGTGAATGGTGCAGACGCACACCCATTGTTCGTCTTCCTTAAGGAGAAGTTACCATTCCCCACTGATGACCCGATGTCCCTCATGAATGACCCAAAGGCCATCATCTGGAGCCCAGTGTGCAGGAATGACGTGTCCTGGAACTTCGAGAAGTTCCTCATTGGCCCTGATGGTGAACCATTTAAACGCTACAGCAGAAGGTTCTTGACCATCGATATTGAGAGTGACATCCAAAGTCTTCTTGGTCTTGGGAAGTAAATCATGTAGGCATAGGCAGTGTGGTGATGAAACATTGCTGCAGTTCTACAGTTTCTATATCCTGATGATCCAGCATTTTATCTTGTCACCATTCTGGTCTGCATACCTACATTGAAGGTGTCCATTGTCTTTATTCTGCCTGTGCTTTCCTGTGCAAGATGCTACTGTTGTTTAGCTCTTTACTAAATGATGGCATCCTTTAAAACCTTTGTGAAAGGGCTGcctgaagaaaatgtaaaggtCTTCTCTAACTGTAGTGTTTGGTCCATGATAAGCATAGCTGAATTTTGTGATATCAGTGgacaaataaattttattttaccgAATACCTGTTTTGCTGTTCTTAAATTCTTTGAAGTTGTAACTTTTATGGCTTCTCTGGAACTAAGACTGAACTACATATAAGAAGCCACTAGGAATTCCAGTATGTACAGATAAAACTGGCAGAGTTTGTAAACAAAGTAGTTTTTCccagatatatacacacacacacacacacacacacacacacacacacacaatttctgaaccactcgtcccatacagggtcgcgggaaaccggagcctacccggcaacacaggacgtaaggccggagggggaggggacacacccaggacgggacgccagtctgtcgcaaggcaccccaagcgggacctgagccccagacccactggagagcaggacccggtccaacccactgcgccaccgcaccccctttcccaGATATTaggtattaatttattattccaCAGTTGCGGTTGCGCGGCGGGCTTGGTCAgctcccactctctggcgggtctggggttcgagtcccgcttggggtgccttgcaacagactggcgtcctgtcttgagtgtgtcccctccccctccagccttacgccctgtgttgctggtttagtcTCCGGTTttccacgaccccgctcgggacaagcagtttcagactgtgtgtgagttacaCACCTGAACCTTGGCTTGCTCTAGTTTATGGCACAAGTATTTTGCAAGATCAGTTGGGTGAGAAGCCTTTTGGTTATTTcctttgcgcacacacacacacacacacacacacacacacacacacacacaatttaaaaaaaactttgagtaacctttggtttcctttttctttcacaaagCTAAAACCTCATTTATATCTTCAACTCTTATCTAGTAGATAAACAGCAGTTATAAGATGAGTACTTGAACCTGTCTCGTTGCGCTAGTCAAGGTTTAAtgatgacagttttttttagctatttatttgaatatttacacAAAGCACAAAACTATATACACATGAAAATTGTAAAGAGAATATACAGATAAGCAGATAGGAAGTGAAGAAATGCCTAAACTTGCTAAATATAAGGAAATCACTGCCTCCTAAGTATGTACATATCTGTCATGTATTTGCACATATTAAATGCGTAAATTCAAGAGccttttttgaaaacaaaaatactatGAGCTGGTAAATCTATTGCGCCCATATGCTCTTACTCTACTCGAGACTAGTTCTGCAAATTACTTTTGTCATATTCTCCGCTCTGTAAACAGGCCCTTTTGTTTTACTTAAACGTTGTAGTCTTCCTCCATGTCCAGCACGGTTTCTATGATGGCGTGGTCCTCCCCTGTAGCTGATACCTCCCCAGGTGTGCTTTCCACCACAGCATGGCTGACACCATCTCCCAACACTGGACATGAGCTTGCTTTGCTGCTGGGCTTCTGGTGACTACACACGCTGTTCAGCACATTCTCAAATTCCAACTTGGCCACCAAGTCATCCAGCATCTGTATGTATGAATTCCCTTTCCATGTGAGAGATACATGCAATTCATAATCAGCTGACAGTCCATTATATTAGGAATTATATCTTCCTGAAAATGTATACAGAACAATGATTAATCATACTAACCTAAGACCTGGAATCCATGCTGGGAAAGAGAGCCTTCACAACTGCTTGAAGCAGAAGCATTCATTTCTCTAAAAGTCAAGGACAGTTACCtaaaatttaaaacttaaagttgtatttttttaaatacctaaACACACcagctcctcaacttacgaagACAGTTGGAGGTCTGCTCGTAACTTTTTACAAATCCAAAGTGACGACAAAGTACGactgtcacaatcaataaaagtttaataatatgtaggtccctcaatttatttgtgggattaatttagaaaaaatatagGATTTACCAATACTGTAGAGCAATAAAGcgataatgtattttaaaaattacaatgtaAAACTTCTAtgtctaacaaaactgaattaatactaaaacagctttaaaattattcaaaataaatttttttgtcTCCAAACCCCTGTTCAATCCTGATTGCTCACTGATtcatgtgcaacattcctcatcttcttgccactttcagttttgtttattatttccactttagtttccatggcgacagctGGCCTCTTCATACTGGTACTGCTAGAATCACCAGTGCTCTTGAACACCGGACAGAAGCTGTAAACGCTATGGAAGGGGACTGACTTAAACCAGGTGAACAGCTCTCTTCTGCGTTCCACTGACATCAATCCGTTCAGCAGGTAAACGCATTTTGTGTTCGCGCCACTGCAAACACAAAGTTTAGATAGAAACATGAAGGAAGTGTGCATTTCTGAGGAAATCTCCAGATTTAGGTATCTTGGGGGATCCATAACCTGTCCGTTCGTAACCCGAGGAGCAAGTGTACCTGATGTACTTACCTGTGATCTCCAGTGTCCCCCACTTCAGTCGGGGAGTCCAGGCTGCACCTTGTGGGGGAAACATCACTGTCCGAAAGTGGCAGAGCTTCATTTGGTGTCACCGTAGAGGAGGCACAGGGCCCCGTCTCCATCCCATGAGAAGCTGCACAAAAAGCTGATGTTGGTTCCTCTTCAGACAGAGTATCGTCCTCTAGTGCTTGATCCAAAGCCGCAGCCAAGCGCTCCCGGTATTCACGAACTTTCTCAGACATCTTAAACCtgtgtggaaaataaaaaaaaaaaaaaaaaaaaaaaaaacgtccaTTCAgcaataaacattttgaaagaccCAACAGCGATACACaagtataaaattaatttcatttaagaGCACGTTCGTTTAAGTTGTGTTTGACGTTGATAATCATGGGCTCATCTCCTCTGAGTTTATGTCACTTAAACATcgtaaaaaaaatctcttctcACGGAAAGATTTTAGAGGAAATAATTATACATGCTGAGTATCTGGGAAATTCGGTTTCCCGGCAGGCAGTTCACGTGACCAGATTCTTCATCAACTGTAGTTTATCGGCATCTTTAATAAATGTTGCAGGCAACTGTACAGTACCATGTGTGTCGAGGGGAAAAGGAGGTATTTAAATATCAATAACATCCAGCGGTTACGGCGATCGGGAGAATCGACCGAGTTTGTGAGGAGGGTCAGGGTGTTTATGTCGCTATTACCCAGTCTAGTAGAGCAACgattatgttcttttttttacctgtaGTCTTATATGaagtcattttttttggatatgACAATTACTGGTTAAATCAGACGTCTGTAAAggagatttttttcagtttataataCGGCGCTGTCAGGTGAGTTGTGCTCGGCCGGCCGTTACGCACGTGAACCGACAGACTCGCGCGTCTCTCTGGCGGGTTTCGCACGTGAGCGAGTCAAAAGACAAATGGTTCGTGTATGTCCAGGTATATATATAACCTATAGTATcggtgttttttattttattttatttatttctttttttgctgtatgccctggtattttttttcatcttaaacAGAAAAGCttacattctttttttcccaggagGTGGCCTGAGTGAGAACCCAGTGAAAAACCTCTCCTCACAAGATATTAAGCCGTCCCAAATGCGACACTTGTGGCTAACTTGGTTCAGATTCCCATATAAGAGCAGCTATGCAAGTTCAGCACAAATCGataacaaaaaatgtacattgaGGGAGTCTTCCGTGTGGTCCCACCCGCATCATGTCAGGAACCATGAGAGCTGGACCCCGACTGACCACCAGGGATCCTCACACAGAACAGTGTAGAACCAGCACATCTGCATCTTCAATCGCTCAAACAAACAAGTCCTtaaaagacagaaagacagcTGCTGGGTTCCAGAATCCTCTACAGTGCTTAGGAACTTAGTTCTCTGTTTGACTTGCTCATCCCTTCTCTGATCCTTATGTCTCCAATCCTCCACTGAACCAAGTTCCCTGCGTCGCCGCATCGTGTTTCTGTCCGAGTCCACAGTGGTCGAAGTTCCTTACACCTTCACATCTTGAGTCTCAGAGTACCTGCGTCTTCACAGAACCACCCCACCACTGTGCCGTGCTCCCATGGGTTTACTATCACTATTTGCACTTCTCACTTGTAAACAAACTCTACACTTGAGTTCACAGTACAGTAAATCATTCTGAGAAATGTTGGCtatcttcatttcttttctttctgaaaatattgCTATCTTCAAATGCATTCCTcggatgccttgcggcggactggcatcctggtgtgtcccctctcccctccagccctgcgccctgtgttgccgggttaggacaagcggttggttggttggttggttggttggcgggttggaccacagtcctgctctttagtggatctggggttcgagtcccgcttggggtgccttgcgatggattggcgtcccgtcctgggtgtgtcctctccggccttatgccctgtgttactgggtaggttccggttccccgcgaccctgtatgggacaagcggttctgaaagtgtgtgtgcatgtgtacacCAGATGTGGTCAACCTAATAATAAAGGATGAGGAAAATCCAAAACCAGCCAGTCTTCAGAACTCACAGTTTTACCTATTGTCAAAACATGCTTCTGTATtactaaaatgttttacatttctcagttttttcaaattaatccCTATAACCCAGAGGCATTCATGGTCATGGACTGCTTTAAGAATttgcataaatgcataaaatttatgctttaaaaatgtgcataaataaaTCTGGATAATGTGATGCACTGAACATGAAAACGACCTTCATGTAGAGCTATGTCTTAGACAGTAataacatatacacacacattttcagaaccgcttgtcccatacggggtcacggggaaccggagcctacccggtaacacagggcgtaaggccagagggagaggggacacacccaggacgggacgccagtccgtcgcaaggcaccccaagcaggactcgaaccccagacccaccggagagcaggactgtggtccaacccactgcgccaccgcaccccctaataacatatataatatgtaatattttaatttcatttttaactttaattggTATTATTTTCAGTAGTGTTTGTCTTGTAGAAGTCATGTCCTCTCTTTTAGActgttgttttaataaaaatctatttttccCTTGGTAAAACTTGCTGCATAAGGTTTTTGTCTCACCGTGTAACCATTTCCAACTTGCAGTGCTCCACAACAGCCTTTTGCAGCCTTTTTTGATGGTTTTTGCACTTCCTTTTCAACCAGTTTCacagatattttaataatttggctCATGGACATGTATGACAAAGAAATAAAGCTCATAGGATCACTCCCTGTGTCTTTTGCTTTCCATAGCATGTTGAAGCAATGCCATCAGGGTGCTGTATAGTGTGACTTACAAACATTGGACACTGGATGGTCTTCCTTTAATCACAGACTTTATTTATgctattttatcattattttaacaGTAATGATTTCTAGGGTAATTTAGACACTGAAGCATTAGATTTATCCTAAATATAGTCAGACTGATACTACTGAAAGACCAAAAAACCTTCTGGGTTTGAGACAGTAAATGTGTATCTGTCTCAAAACATCTGATACATGGCAGAGATACTTTTGAACAGTAAAGCACCAGTTCTGGATGTAAAGTGTCCATGTAACAACTAGAAATGTCGTCGTACAGAATAAAAATCCTATTGTCTGGAAAAAGGTAGATATTTTCTTAAGCTGTTGTAGCAGTAGCATTGTACAAGAACCTATATTATAACTGATGAGTGTGTTGCTGAAATGGCAatattttgtttgcacttttacAATGTGttaataacattgtaagtcacttagaaCAAAGGCATTAGTAAGAACACAGTGAGACAAATATTTCAGGTAAAGGTCATTgctaatccatccatccatccatccatccatccaagaCTAAACAGTCACAAGATATCACAAGATAAGGTTAAGAATACACAAAGAGATTTCAGTGTGTCCAAGACTTCAGATTTGAAGTAAAATCATTCCAATGGGTTTGTCTGAATGCTACCAAGGACCGAAAAGATAATTATTCTTAATTTAGTAAAGAAAGTTAattttatctagcagtgtgtgctttaatttaatttcttctcaTCTAACCCTTTCTGTTGGTGTTCAGGTAAACATCTCCTGTGTCCAACCCAGGCAGAGATATGAGTAATGTTGTAAAGTATGTTACCTTCAGC
Above is a genomic segment from Scleropages formosus chromosome 2, fSclFor1.1, whole genome shotgun sequence containing:
- the LOC108937004 gene encoding glutathione peroxidase 1-like produces the protein MAGSVKKFYELSARLLTGEVLNFSALRGKVVLIENVASLUGTTTRDYTQMNELHSRYAEKGLVILGAPCNQFGHQENCKNDEILNSLKYVRPGNGFEPKFQLLEKIEVNGADAHPLFVFLKEKLPFPTDDPMSLMNDPKAIIWSPVCRNDVSWNFEKFLIGPDGEPFKRYSRRFLTIDIESDIQSLLGLGK
- the LOC108937005 gene encoding uncharacterized protein C3orf62-like, which encodes MSEKVREYRERLAAALDQALEDDTLSEEEPTSAFCAASHGMETGPCASSTVTPNEALPLSDSDVSPTRCSLDSPTEVGDTGDHREMNASASSSCEGSLSQHGFQVLGNSYIQMLDDLVAKLEFENVLNSVCSHQKPSSKASSCPVLGDGVSHAVVESTPGEVSATGEDHAIIETVLDMEEDYNV